A region from the Aegilops tauschii subsp. strangulata cultivar AL8/78 chromosome 5, Aet v6.0, whole genome shotgun sequence genome encodes:
- the LOC120964156 gene encoding uncharacterized protein, translated as MESAQNKKVGSTGSAQNKKVGSMEVEMPGVVPVSPTVAACPAAVALVSVWALITPFFLFLFYGVWALLTSALSMFFPQKDAEASALDIGIVCCAALQAAAAVLAMELPCRRVWVRYALAYLSLALTIAGHWMYFARADCYSRITCTLGIYECAAGNIICFLALLLGPLLALVFRFATGGPLDRTRGVTTA; from the exons ATGGAGTCGGCGCAGAACAAGAAGGTTGGATCCACGGGGTCGGCGCAGAACAAGAAGGTTGGATCCATGGAGGTGGAGATGCCTGGTGTGGTTCCTGTGAGCCCGACGGTGGCCGCTTGTCCGGCCGCTGTCGCACTTGTCAGCGTTTGGGCGCTCATCACCCCCTTCTTCTTGTTCCTCTTCTACGGCGTTTGGGCGCTCCTCACCTCCGCACTG TCCATGTTCTTTCCGCAGAAGGACGCGGAGGCGAGCGCCCTGGACATCGGGATCGTGTGCTGCGCCGCGCTCCAGGCGGCCGCGGCGGTGCTGGCTATGGAGCTCCCGTGCCGCCGCGTCTGGGTCCGCTACGCCTTGGCCTACCTCTCCCTCGCGCTCACAATCGCCGGCCACTGGATGTACTTCGCCCGAGCAGACTGCTACTCCAGAATCACCTGCACCCTCGGCATCTACGAATGCGCTGCGGGCAACATCATCTGCTTCCTGGCCCTCCTCCTTGGCCCCCTCCTGGCGCTTGTGTTTCGATTTGCCACTGGAGGGCCACTGGATCGCACGAGGGGCGTCACAACAGCATAA
- the LOC141023121 gene encoding uncharacterized protein — MGLWNYGRKGKHDREAGSSSGRHRGSVKKEEPASPSPPRRAPAPPAFSIAPSSAGERDRHYIRASVCRRYWETRTPLPWSDVHLPNNWHLSADRVPIPPVPTSGRARDEEIEHRCRLLPDDLFYDARYAPDSVLWDTWLRDDHDVRRASFFAGTASSPRRPRRERAAPAS, encoded by the coding sequence ATGGGGCTATGGAACTATGGCCGCAAAGGCAAGCACGACCGCGAGGCTGGCTCCTCGTCGGGACGCCACCGCGGCTCGGTGAAGAAGGAGGAGCCCGCGTcgccatcgccaccacgccgggcccccgcgccgcccgcgttCTCCATCGCGCCCTCGTCCGCCGGCGAGCGCGACCGGCATTACATCCGCGCGTCGGTGTGCCGCCGTTATTGGGAGACGAGGACGCCGCTCCCCTGGAGCGACGTCCATCTCCCCAATAACTGGCATCTCTCCGCCGACCGGGTCCCGATCCCGCCGGTCCCGACGAGTGGCCGTGCGCGCGACGAGGAGATCGAGCACCGCTGCCGCCTCCTCCCCGACGACCTCTTCTACGACGCCAGGTACGCCCCCGACTCCGTCCTCTGGGACACCTGGCTCAGGGACGACCACGACGTGCGGCGCGCCTCCTTCTTCGCCGGCACGGCGTCTAGTCCGCGGCGGCCACGTCGGGAGCGCGCAGCGCCTGCTTCCTAG